The Astatotilapia calliptera chromosome 4, fAstCal1.2, whole genome shotgun sequence genome segment TATTCATCCTCAGGTCTTGCCATCCACAAGTGATACAGGTGAGACACATGCATCTTATTTATTGCATCTCATATTAGTCTGTGTTTTAAAGGCACCAATATTTTTTGCAATCTACATAACTTTACTAAGAATAACTTTAAGTGCTGAGAGAAAACcgtttttttgttcttattttttgttgttgtttttatccaaTCAGGAAAGAGAAAATCAGACCTTCAAAGTGACACCATCAGGTTGCAGTCACCAGCTAAGCGACAACGTCTGTCTGTGCCAGGATTTGAAGGTATTTAGGTTTCTTACTAAACAGTGTCACAGTTTAAGGGTTAAACCTCTGTGCAGCACAATTTGTCCAACATCTTTGATGATAGAAATTACTTTTTCTTTGGGCTTTTGTCAAAATTTAACAGTCACATGATGCATGGGATATTAGGGTTGATTGGTAAGTGGTCACATTATGGTCCTGATATTCTCTAATTCACAcacgtttgtttttttaacatgagattttacattttctggttATTCTAGTCTATAATTCCTTCTAAATAGTTCTTTACATTTATGCCAACAGAACCAGTCATACTGTCTGATGTGAAAAGCATCATGACATTTGTACATGCCAGACTAAATAAGCAAGACAAACTCAGTGATTTCTTAAAGTGAgtattaaggtttttttttcctattttgtaATGTATGTAGCAACTGTAAAAGTCAAATGCAGTCTGTTTGTCCTAAAACAACACAACCAACATCTTTCATGCGGctaccccccccacacacacacacacacgacggTGCCAGCTTTCCCTGAGAAACGATAACTCACTGACTCTCTTGCCCGATTCCGCAAGGCCACCTGCATTGGCTGCAGACTGTTGATTTTTGCCTAACTGGGAGAAAGGACACTTTCTCAGGCTGAACACAGGACACATATTctcacacgcatgcacacacgtaCACTGCCACTGATATGCACTCACCCCCCACCCTTCCCTGAACCCAATGCCTCCCATCCAATGTGGACAGCGGCTCAGCTTCGGATGCACGATACTTGTCTTGTTTGCCATGGTGTTAAGGTGGGAAAATATCAGAGCCTCTTTTGTGCTATggaatttttgttttcttctcataCTGATTCCCTTTTGGGGACCAGTATGAgcagagtttcttttttttttctcctcgacTGCCCTTTTATGTtatacatttcactgtttttcctTTATGCCACCTAGTCTGACCTGTCTcctcaatgtgatgtttgtgtattgtatttaCGGTCAGCAAGGTCCAATTTTCAATACAGGCAACTGTAAGTGACaaagattcattcattcatgattcAGTAGTAAACTAAAACTATCCAAGTTAAGACCAACAAAGACGGATATTTTTAGGAAGTTTTGGTGACTTAGCTACATTTTTGTCCTGTTCCTGGTATTTACCCATTCTTGGGggaaacattttcactttaacTGACACAAAAAGGAAGGTGTGGatcaattcagtttaattcagttcaattttatttatatagcgcaaaatcacaacagcagtcgcctcaaggcactttatatcaTTATTTATTAGATCAAAACAACATACAATAAACAATTAGTGTAACAAGTgtataaaactgaaatatatagTGATAATTGATTGGAAAATCACTACCATGATTATAACTctcttttaaactctcttttttaaatcaattaacTATATTTAAAATCTTGTTCAACAGAAAAAAGATCAGTGATTTGGAGACAGACAAGAGGGAGCTGGTTGGTGTCTTTGGTAAAACCGGGGCTGGAAAGAGCTCTTTGATAAATGCCATCATCAAAGAGAAGAATCTTTTACCCTCAGGAAGCATCAATGCCTGCACCTCAGTCATGATCAAAGTGGAAGCTAACAGAGGTAGCTTAAAGTATGAGGCAGAAATTGAGTTCATCGCAAAGGAGGTAAAATGAGTTCTCaaagtttgaaaatgtttttgaagcTAAATCATGTGTTACACTGTAGTTCTTGGGGTTTAAGGCTGGGTACATACCTCAATAAATGGcatgtcatttatttttgtaggAGTGGAAAGAAGAGTTGTGGTCATTTCGTCAGTTTCTTGACAATAATAAAGATCAGAAAAAGGAAGATGATGATTATCATGATGCTGTTGAAAAGCTGTCAGCACTGTATGGAGAAGAATGGGAAAAGTCCTTTGAAAACCTCATGGATCGCAAATATTTCAAAGAAATTCCAGAATTTCTCCAATCCAGGCGGAAGATTTTGAGATGTGAATCAGTAAGACAAACTCATATTACTACTATAACAGACAGCCATGATAGACTACACACTGGGGATGCTGGGGAATGCACACAGGTGAAACCAGGACAACCTGGACACAAAAGGGAACTGACCAAATTAACAAAAGAGTTATGGAAACATAACTCACTTCTGAAAACAGAATGCAGCATAGATTCAAAAgtctaaaaaacataaaacactgaaaacagatcCAGTGATCCCAACGAAACAGATCTTACTGAGATCCCATAATGACATGTAGATGATCACAtatccagaaaaaaaatctgttcttgTAATAACTGTGGTTAACAGATCCCAAGACTGGTCCAGGTCCATTATGTagagcagtgtttcccaaccactctgagaaatgatcaggtgtgccgtggaagacaactacctgctctaattaaacGGGTTACCAACTGCTAgtaaaaatgaagaagaagaaattacacAATAGTCATGCTGTGATTGAGACGACGTAGCACGTAATAACaacagataaatatttgaaaagaaaaagtagtaaatctgacctgggtcctggagaaaattgtgacccagatgaaggccctagcatgagtagtggtcagaagaaagctAAAAAGGTATATTGGAGACAAACTGCTATACCTGGTACGCGGAAAAATTATCAATatgttattttgtctttttttctttggtggtGTGCCGTGTGATTTATCTGATGTGAAATATGTAccgtggctccaaaaggttgggaaacactgatgTAGAGcatgatttatttatctttttaaatcgCAGTAAGAACCTTTACCTCTTCACACGACAGTGATCAGTTCCTTGTTTTAACCTACTTACCCTTTTTAAATCGCTCTGTAGAAATTCACTGCTGAGCAAAGTCAACAAAGTGGCCACAAACTTTAGTAAATCAGTGCCTGACAGTCGGTTGTGTCAGGAATGGCATAAAGTGGTGTAAAACCCTGACAGTCAAAACATGCCAAGTTATCCGCTGTAGTGGTCCCTTGTAAATAAGGGAGCACCCTAAAGTAGCTTATTAATGTCCCAAAGTGGTGGACAACTGCAAAATACACAGATCAAGTAGTTTCTGCCCATAGTAATACTAACTGTTTGAGACCAAGAGTGTACTTAGTGTGAttttaaatacagaataaaaacttttaaataaatcataaaaatttattttaattttggtttTGAATAATAATTAGGCACTTTCTTGAAACTATAAAATGGTTGATTGTTCTAAAAAGGATTTCACATGACCTGAATTTTTATGTCACTGactttttaatggtttttgtaaagcactttttgTGAGGATTGAAATTAAACTgcactgctttttttatttattgcaggCTAATGAACTTTCTGCAAAATGTGTCAAGTACACAAGAAGTGAGTCAAAACAAGGAGAAGGCAATGAAGGAAAAAAGTGGTTTTGGCCACTGGTGAAGTGTGTGACTGTCAGGGTGCCAAACAATCCTTTTCTCCAGCATGTCACACTTGTGGACCTTCCTGGAAATGGTGACTGTAACAAGAGCAGAGATCAGATGTGGAAAGGGGTAATTCACATTTACTGCTCTTTGCTTATACTGTGTTGTCTGTAAACAGTCATCTTTCTATTAAGCACTGAGACATGTTATTCTCCTTTCAGATAGTTGGAGATTGTTCTACTGTGTGGATTGTGACTGAAATTAGTCGAGCAGCATCAGAGAAAGCAGCCTGGGGGATCCTGGAAAGTGTCAGTAGTCTGATTGGAAATGGTGGCGAATGTCAGCAAATTCACTTTATCTGCAACAAGTCTGATCTTCTTGATGATTCTGATGATCTGTAAGTAAATTTTGCATGCTGATCAACTACACAGTGTTTTCATGTAAGATAAACCCCGGCTAGAATGAAACACAGAGTTGAGTCTTTGTTGTAATGAATGCAGAACATTTGGGTCAAAATGAGTCTCAGAGGCAGATACAATCATATAAAGTTTACTGAAGATGGTGGACAGAGTAacaaagagggggggggggggggtagtggagagggggggggaatTTACACTGTCCTTTAGCAACAAAGTTAAAGTAGTtgctgtgacaaaaaaaaacatttatatgtaAACATGTCAGTGTGTGGTGACATCACGATCCAAATAAACATGCTGGCCTTTCTCTGAGTGCTTTAGAATAAATGGTACCAATCTCTGATATTTgcgagtttgtttgttttttaaacaatcaaaataaatatgtttaacaAATAAAGTCATATCATCATAAATGACTGGACCTGTGAGGCAGACTCGCACAATTGAAGCTCAATAGGTTTATTTTCAATGAAACAAATATAAGCAATGAACTGGTGAATTAGTGGAGAGCACCACCCTAAGGTGGTGGTCTGGGGGAGAGTATGCAATGACTGGCAGTAAATATTTTGGTGAGAGGCTCTGACAACCCAGGTTAGAAAGTAGGAGTATGAGAGGATATTACCCAGACCAGACATTTAAAACTAGAATGCAACAAACTGGAGAACCACCACCATCAGGCAGAGAAACATTGCCAcagccagttttttttttctcaaagatatttttattcatttgaagCAGCAAAGAAAATCAGATTTGTTAATTGTTAAAGAATTgttaaacagcaaacaagtaagtTTCACAGTGACTGTTTGAACTGAAATACTAGAATACAGATTAATGACACACTCACATGTCTTATAATTGGTTTTATCAGTTTACCCCCTGCCCATACCTATAATGCTGGAAGTCGGGTTCGCAACCTGGAGGCTGGAAAAGTATTTCAGGAATTGCCCCCACACCTTGTAAAACTTACCGCTGTTATTGCTAATCGCATACCGGATCTTTTCAAGGCTCAGATAGTACATGAGGTCCCTCAGCCATTGAGCCTGGGTGGGCAAAGGGGCACTCCTCCATCTAAGTGGGATTGCACGTCTAGCTACAAGGGAGGCGAAGGAGAGCATGCAATGCTGTGATGAGGTCAACCGTGCATCAGCCTTCCCAGTGGTGCCAAAAAGCGCAACTAATGGATTAGGATCCATATGGTGTCCAAGAATTAGGGACAAAGTTTGAAATATATCTCTCCAGAATCCTTCAAGGCTAGGGCACGTCCAGAACATATGGATAAGGGAAGCCTCCGCACTCCCACACTTATCACAAGTGGGGTCAACATTTGGATACATACGAGATAGTTTGACTTTGGAGAGATGGAACCTATGCACAACCTTAAATTGTAAAAGACAGTGGCGAGCACATAGGGATGTGGAGTTCACTAACTTGAGTATTAAGTCACATGTAGGGATgagtattgataagattttcacgattccgattccattttcgattctgtttaacgatttgaTTCTTTATcaattctcttatcgattctttttaaaaaaggagaacaggtCGATtatatatcttctctttgaacaagatagaaatttaggagtaacatggccttacaaacccaacagtgagatcttaagagatccacagcctatggCTCTTCAATGGAGTgccacagggtccccaggaaaaaaaattgtaaatgtaaaataataaaataaatattcttctgtagcaataacaaagtataacataaattattctttagcaattacacaagaatatccactaatgtccctgcctacaattaaacacattcacttactgaaaatcggggcatctgctgtggcaaatgggtgcaagcctttgatcacaaacttagtcactgctcagtgacattcgtctatactggcctgaaaggagacgctaccagtagactgcagcgagaactgccagcatctgagccagccagactctgtctgtctctttcatcatggtcacctaaatgcagcgcacagtaatggcaggttttgtaataaggcagattgtactaacataatatgcactgttagttgattatttacctgccgcattaacgggagaggacatGCAAAcattaccgctgctgctgcgttgagattcacgagtccggagcggaatttaAAACACggcattcatttaaggtcatcgtgtgttttgtgagcaaatgcttttgcatattcgtagtgtttcctcccttaaatgaaatatctactttgcaagtattgcaagttgccctttTGTCATCcattctcgtaaagtataaccaaacttttgagcgttaggcgccatgtttcctgccaggtaaatgacgctccataacgtggtgacgtcattcggggcgactggaatcgataagggaatcgtttgcaaaaacggcaaacaattccaaggaattgaaacagtgggaaccggttctcaacaacgTGTGGATTTTCTAAGCCGATAAGAAGGGGTACTCTATTACAAGGTGTAATAACACTGTAGGAGCACTTCTTCATCCCCCCAGTAACTCAGTCTATGCTCCAGAGTGCACTAGGGTTACTGCGCGCTTGTAATATAGTGCCCCTTTTTATCGGCTTAAAAAATCTATACGTTAAATTTAGTAAAACTAAACTTAGATAGTGTAACTTTTCATGTAATTTTACATAAATAGGGAAAACGTGGAGGAGCTCGGTAGCTTCTAAAAGGAGCAAAAAGTGGAGGTAGTTGGAATATATGGGAGAGCCTTTCTCTCGCACAAAGACAAGACAGGTATGCATCAACTCTTCAAAGCTAAGGTAAGAACATATCTCAGTATGTAAAATCAGTGAACTACTCCTTTAAGCCCTGGTTTTGCCAtccactaaaaacaaaaaaagacaattacAAACACAATAATGACTTCCTGAACTTGAGAAAAAGCTGCTCAATGAAGAGTGAACATTCAATGTATCTATGCACACATTGAAAGCTCATTTTTTAGCCTTTGGAGTTTTGGAGGAGGATCGTTTCGTCCCAGATTCAGCATAATCTGCTGGATAAACAGGAATGTATTCTTCATGCACTTTGGGTACTCCAAGTGGAGTGCATAAGTCAGTCCAAACAGGAGACACATTGCCAAAGGAAGACTGCAGATGGAATCCATTACCACATTGCCCTCTAGAAGGATCCCCAGCTGGGAGGGGTTCAGTTCTTGCTCTGGACTAACGTTTTCACCATTGAAGATGATTCCTATTGGGATTTCAAGGTCACCATCAGCAGCATTctacagaggggggggggggggactgtgaGTTAACCTGTTGGTGGAGAGTAACACAAGTATAAAAGGTCAAAGTATTGTATTTCTATAAatgctgtttattatttaagTACAAGTTAattgttcaaataaaaaaaaaattaaaaaacaggaaaatttgGGGAATCTGTAAGGCTTATTGTCATTATACAACTGTATAATGAAGTTTgtcctctgcatttgacccattcttCAATGTTGATAAGGCAGCAACCCGTCAAGAGAATGGGTTTTTGTAGGCACATTCTGTAGGCACAGAATGCTTTCAGTTTGTCAAATGAAGTGCTATTTGTCACATCCAAACCTCAGTAAAGTGTTAAGtccagagagaggaaaaaacacaagtttttcTGAAACACGAGTCCCGTTTGCAGAGTTCAGTACGATGTACTGCACGGAGCAGCGAGGGCCGAAGACGAGACGCTGCTCAGCTCTGTATGGCGCTGCAGCGGCGCACATGTTAATAAAGTAAACTTTACGAGAGGCCGTACAGGTGCAGAGGAGCGGTGTTCAGCCCCTCGAGCCTCAGCGAGGGGCTGAGCGTCAGAGTGCGGCTGTGCAGAGAATAATGACAGGTTTATTTGTCCGTGTGAACGGCTGGAGGTGCCCGGCCGTGCTCTGgtcctcctcctctgaccggggCCGGAGTCCGGACCCGGGCTAACCCTGAACACGGTTTGGATGTGCTCACATCACACAATGGAACCGCGCGGTTTGGATGGACGAGGAAGATGCTAGAACCATTACGCATGAGCAGGGGTTAAGGCTGTGAGggttacagccttaaaacatttataataaatactttTCACTACTTTGCGGATTTCACTTATTGCGGGTTGTTTTTGGGACGTAACCCCCGCGGTAAACGAGGGTTCACTGTAGATTGAATTAGCgtgcacatttgcataatgtaacatgcaactatttttgCTTAAAGTTGAAATACAAAGATTTAACTCACCAGTTTGCGTGGAGGTTTGAGGAAAAGTACTCCCTATCGACTGTAGACTGAAACAAACATGTCCAATCCCAGGCAAAACCACCAAAAACGACTTGTCTTAATTTTTCCTGACAAACAAGTCCAGACGTCTCTTCGGTTCCAGTGCCGGGAAAAATATGGGAGGGgcaacaaaaacttaaaaatagtGAAAGTGCTTTCAACTAAACATGATCAGTAAACATCaaatttacttttattatttgagTGTTGAGTTTAAAACTTATTCTCTTATAAAAAATTGAACTTAAACTATTTATTAGAATAAACTTAAAATAGAAAGGACCAtgttaaatgtattcattttagtGCATCACATGCAAAACAATATAGGTTAAGTGCAAAAAGCTTCCACCAATGAGTTCTGTCTGACACAGTTATATGATTTTAGttttacaaagaaaattaaTTACCATCAGTGATTATAGCTAAACCATTTGAATGCAAATAACTTTTGGGATTACAGTGTAGACCCGAATTATACAGAAAATTAGATACAGCGGTAGAACTACAATAttacagattttaattttaGTGCCTTAAACCACAGGAATACTGTGATATTCAGACTCTTTTCAGGTTTAAGGATtcaatttatgtttttctttcaataGCAGATTTTCTTTCCCTTGTAGTAAATTTGAATATTACAATTTAATGTCTTTAGTCATGATTCATTTATATTCATGATGCATTTGTCAGTTTTATTCTTGAGACCTTTATAGCACATGACTTATGTATACCATGTTCTTACATTTCTAACAT includes the following:
- the LOC113020769 gene encoding uncharacterized protein LOC113020769 produces the protein MQLQLCSLSHTVPVCGLCFLLDFFLPTCLLFVSHCLLHISLSSLFQHYFQQKFHFLVMDDFVRTKLAEWGLSEWVEKFKDQEIDAGIICELDDREIENLITKAGPRMRFKKNLKLLKEKQNTNQETVNSFQHEKEHEEAADVIQCEQEHDEAADVVQVLPSTSDTGKRKSDLQSDTIRLQSPAKRQRLSVPGFEEPVILSDVKSIMTFVHARLNKQDKLSDFLKKKISDLETDKRELVGVFGKTGAGKSSLINAIIKEKNLLPSGSINACTSVMIKVEANRGSLKYEAEIEFIAKEEWKEELWSFRQFLDNNKDQKKEDDDYHDAVEKLSALYGEEWEKSFENLMDRKYFKEIPEFLQSRRKILRCESANELSAKCVKYTRSESKQGEGNEGKKWFWPLVKCVTVRVPNNPFLQHVTLVDLPGNGDCNKSRDQMWKGIVGDCSTVWIVTEISRAASEKAAWGILESVSSLIGNGGECQQIHFICNKSDLLDDSDDLTSVER